tactatggGATATTTTGAAACTACCACGGATTAGAGTGTTGGCATTAGCTTTACTGACAACTAGggtgaatattaatttagtgtgataaaaaaagttaattaattaatataaataagctATTTTTACaccaatgtatttaattaaatttaatatattaatttaaataatttttttgtgattaaatgtatattttattataatttgtactatctatattttattcatgttttAGATTGGGTACACTGCAACAGATAGTGTATCAAATTTGAAGCTTATTGATGCTGGTGTATCTAAAGATGACATTATGATAATTACTACAgctctttatattataaaatgcataatgcCTATATTTGTATCTAAGTATATTACTGGCCCGAAACCGATGAGTTATTTCCTCAAAATAACACCTTTCAGGTATATCAAACCAATTAACtacgttattaaataatataaaataaattgtatttagatgcaagtttatattattattgtttttaatctaaaatgcaataataaatcttatattaaGTAATCGAAATTCAGATGAGCGGTATAGTGGATCAACAATTTGATGGGTGTCCGTTTGTCGCTCCACTCCGATCATCTGaagttgaaataattaaaacttataattaacttactcgttcaaaataataaaagctttagaacataaaattgaaaaatatatgcaatcattttaaaaaggaaaacactttaaataaagtaaataatttaatttttttcaaaaatgtatatgcaaagacttcaaaatattaactaacaaaaatattttctaaaacgtcaaaactttttgagaaaaaaagtgTTCACCTTTAAAAGAATCACtctttatactacctatataatatatataattttattttagattaatttggTGTACTACTTATGTTGTACTGATTTATTACACACCGAGTTTGATACGAAAAGATGGCCTTGTCACtgtaccaacatattattattttataatgggaTTAGTTCTAATAACAAACGAGGTAAGTTAATGTATGTgactattttatatgaatttattgagCTAACCAATGCATTAGTATAggtgatattatgtaaaatcagtacaattatttaaatatgaaagaGAACTGATTGAAATTTActaaattgattaatttgatCAAACCACTATgcaaattaatgtttttgtgtatttttaatgtaaatttattcatgtttatcgaataaattgaattataatgaataatattaagtataaaatcatttttttttttcaggtacTGAATTTTTTCATGTTATTAACTTTGTTTGCTTTCTTTTGCCGATTGAGTGATCCTCGTTTTGGAGGCACATATATGAcgttattcaatacatttttctatttggGATTCTTACTATCCAATACTTTGGTTTTGAAACTGGTCGCCTTTTTAACTTTTAGAAAGTGTTCGAATAATGACCAGAACAGCTGTACAACTAcagatttaaataatgtaagattattgtaatttgtaatatttttatactttatgacTCAGTGGCGTGGCCaggatattttttacattaaatactagcacagatagatggctgaaaagtgttaatacttataggtacagtgCCGTGCTCAGGGGGGGGGGAGGTTAGGGGTTATACCCCCCCTTCCttattgtctttttttgccgatctacagaaaaccacttattagttattacagctttttagagtcattaattttttattaattattaattttattcgttgagtcaacaagcttgaaatttaatacgaggctcttaatatattcttacaatagcagttgaaaaatatatatatacagtcacaattttttttcataagcatttagttcgaattttgaccaattacgaaaaaatcacgaaaatgtgcatatattttaagttagaaattcaaaaaaaaatttatttttaaatttaactatctaagatttgataatttaatacaagattcctcataaaattgtctacctttatcaaaaaaaaaatgtttaccggaaagtcaaattaaacttttatgagcgtttgaagttcaaattttaacataattggatattcactcgacttctcatgtagcgattttcttatattgtaatttttttttatataaaacaataaatttttatttgtttggtcaaaacgcatgaaaatataatacatggcccctaatatatttttacaatagcagttgaaaaatattaaaaatacatatgcacaattttttttataaatatttaaaaattttaattttgaccaaatttatgaaacttaaaatttgaaatgcgggtaagtggatgtcactctgctgtatagtaggttacatgTGAGTCAATgtaattgattgtattaaacttgaattcaatgatatatgatgttttatatgatatttatataatatgatatatattatgatatctatatgatatttgtatccaggataaaaaaataaataaaaaccattgtaaaaccattagctattctaaaatgatttagtagttaaaaatgtacctatatatattaataacaacaatatcaGTATCCTAGGCTGCCAAACAGTCactgctcagaaccgtttttttcacacatgatatatatcattgaatttaaatttacagtcatccaattgtagcctactgtacaacagaacgacttccacttatccgctttcttttgtttatttaaaaaaaagaaaatggtgTCCTCCCCATTTAAAATTCCAGGGCACGccactgtataggtagtatatttttaaatattttaaatacaatttaagacttttcgagcgactatcatagaacattaaaataattttttaattttcttaacatttcggggggggaGGGGCTGCATCCCCCTCAGCCCCCCTCCCcacctggctacgccactgctttatgtttattttatctaggtacaaaataacttcatataaaaaaaatactccttgtacctacaatatttcaataatatgaaTGTCAACATGATCAcgggttaatttttatttcagctATGCAAAACCAATGGAGGAAGTTGTGTTGTATCTGTTGACGGATATTATATAGTGGTTTTCATAAGTTTGATCATTGGGTTTGTTTGGTAcggtgtttttaaaaatataatcaagaaGTATCAATCTTTGAACGCTTCTCATTGGATGATAAATATCAAACGACCTGTAACAGCAGTCGAATCATGCCTTATACCCACGTGATTAAAGATAATGCAACTATTAAGTGTATCACcatgtacatttttacaatGTCAAAAGTATAATACGTTTTTGAAATTCGTAGTTTTTGAGACATTTTAaatccgttttcaaaaaaaaactaccattaaaaaatttattgtatgtacacttgtaattattgtaattatttaagtaatcatctcaatattatagaaaaatgaaaaaagtttaatttgattgactatattttgtttatagttatatcttaatatataaaaccgaAAATTGAAACCTTTGATGCTAATGTTCTCGAAAACTACTCGACCGAttgtcttgattttttttttaatgaaagattatatcacggagaaggttCCTATTGCTATAGGATTTGTTTAAATCCACCAGAATAGTAGGAAATCcagatgtcaaaaatacaaaagtgGCGCCTAAGTCcaggaaaaaataaactacattttttattatttagtttattgttgtggattaaaatatattgattgctattggtttgtttatttgtattattattttttgtcaatatatttgtatataaaaatgaatgtttgtgtgtagattagacctctgggaagaagataggctaatttaaaaagggttaaatttgtttctttttattcatcggattttagtacggttgagttaggattttgtataaatttattatattaatccgcCGTAGGTGGAATcaaataaaaacgacaaacttggtataactttgttAATCTAAAGTTAAATCATGCACTtgcgtacaaacagcacggtgTCTGCGATCTACctcaaactaaataataataatataattgtaaggTTGCTATTAGTTATGATCGAATATAATTTAAGACCTGTGCCTaaattatatttggtcaaaactATATAACTTAGTAAAAATGGTATTCCCAAGGCTAATTTTTCGACCGTTGTCCCGGGAACCTACACATGCACATCATAATAACAACatgttaataaaacattcgtaATTACGTACGCACATCGCGGGGGCGggatgtctataatatataatcgaaCGTGTCCTGACTGAGTCAGTATAGatcataaataatgatagcttGAAGCTTGCAATTTTCACTGTACCTTCGGACCACCATGTAAGTGTGCACTAGGAtagaatattctaaaaattcgcattttaaagtgGTGCTTGCACAAGTATTTTGAGTTTAAAGATGATAGagacattttttagttttgaacaccgcacacaccgaatattaaataaacgaattgaacaaagtttgaatcatatagaATTGGACCTTTCAACGGGCAGCGTAGTACatgggttcagctagtattttaataaatttaataaattgattattaaaatgatttttctgAGACCAGTGAACTATGCTTAAAAATAATGCTATACACTGATCAAATTGCTATTTAAACgtatatgttgtatattttatattatgattttgggtGGTCTTTAAAATGTGtgatttaacattaaatattctaTGGTTTGTTTTTTTAGCAATGAATTACAACCAGTTTAATATACATTCATTCATAAGtttttcattactattattattattatttttttttttttttgtacgtgtatactgtatatttcatattttacattaactaACCAAGGTATAGCTGGTACCCTCAGTGGCtcatacgatatatatattatgacgtcgACGAACATATATTATTTGCGATGTAAATCATTTCCAACATTTGAAATCTAAGTGGGTGGTTTACGAATACAGGAAGATCCTATATAACTgcgtaaaatttaaatgttaaaactgaTTACACACTTAGCAGTTTAACCACACGCGGTCGCGGTTTTCATAAACTAGCTGCATATAACCACCTACAATATTAAACATGGGTTATTCAAATGACCTTTTCAAACGGGCAAAACTGTCGCGCAGCGTTGAGGTGGTAGACCACCTTGAACCGCGCGTGTTTAAATTCCATAGTTTTCTTTGTTGAAATGCCTTTTaacacttttaagttttaaccgagagtcatgtaattataataatatggtggaTCACTTAAATTACCTACTGTCCAATTTAGGGTAAGTAATTGCTGTAATTGAAAAGTGTGATTTTCGTTGACGAAATAATAGGTAGCTATAATGTATGTAACGATTATAGTGTTCTCGGGATAGCCGTAGCACTACGTACCTATAACTAATTGAccgtaacataatatgtaaacgtgtttcataatattatgcaataacatattatattataggcaatcctatatttagtaggtatgatGTTTAccgataaattaaatatttattatgtataccgaCATTGTTCCGAACTATATTCTTCCGATATTAAAccattgaaatacaataaaaaaaaaaaccatagtcgctaataattaaattcaaatcttTTGCCAgcgttttggaaaaaaacaatttcaaaaaaagtacAGGTCACGGCGTCGTGGAGTAGAACGTCGGTGTTGGTCTGAAGTGTACTAACAGTGCAGACAAAAAACTAGGGGGCGAATGAAAACAACAGCACGGGAAAACAATAAAgattacaatgtataatatacctcaCGGAAAACGTTTGGAACCCAGTGCactgtaatacatttatattgctcATCATAGTGTAATACgcgtatttttataaatcatctTACGCGATTAGTGATTAAaattgaatcataatattatatttacattgctTATAGCCTAAAGGCGCTTACTTATGTCGAGagtgtacaattatatttttgcgCATATTAAACGTTGTTTTAGTAAACCTCGTACTATaaatattgtgcatattatacacacgcacTACAAAACGTAATTGTACGAAAGTGTAGTCTCCTGCTACGATAAATTGTTCACGTAATACGACCGTGGCCACCGGATAATGGAAATACTACGTATACCTACGATATAGTGGTTTCAGTGTCTTAGTCCACTCTGATCGTTTGACGTGCCGAGTTGT
This is a stretch of genomic DNA from Acyrthosiphon pisum isolate AL4f chromosome A3, pea_aphid_22Mar2018_4r6ur, whole genome shotgun sequence. It encodes these proteins:
- the LOC100163344 gene encoding acetyl-coenzyme A transporter 1, whose product is MTKSIRNRVDLEGCEGTRCKPTSEKPNLDGDWFNFYLLIILYIIQGIPVGLSGALPIILQSKKMVTYEDQAAFSISLWPYSMKLLWAPVVDALYVKCIGRRKCWIIPLQLLMGLLVLYMASNIDDWLPESGKPNLKMLIIVVFVVNILSATQDIVVDGWALTMLDKKNVGYASTCNSVGVPFGMFIGSVCFTLLVSDQFNTTYFQATPGAGGLISMKSFLYFYGTMTLVITSIVAIFKKEKDSRLEDGYVNINVFQNYKLLWDILKLPRIRVLALALLTTRIGYTATDSVSNLKLIDAGVSKDDIMIITTALYIIKCIMPIFVSKYITGPKPMSYFLKITPFRLIWCTTYVVLIYYTPSLIRKDGLVTVPTYYYFIMGLVLITNEVLNFFMLLTLFAFFCRLSDPRFGGTYMTLFNTFFYLGFLLSNTLVLKLVAFLTFRKCSNNDQNSCTTTDLNNLCKTNGGSCVVSVDGYYIVVFISLIIGFVWYGVFKNIIKKYQSLNASHWMINIKRPVTAVESCLIPT